TAGTGGCCGTGGAGCTGATTGTGGAGCTTGAGCTGGCATTCTCCATTTCGGTGGAGGACGACGATCTGACCCCGGAACAGGTTTCGACGCTTCGGCGGATAAACCAGTTGGTCGACAAATACAAGCGATTGGAACAATCGGCCGGATGATCTCGCGAGGTTTGAAGGGAGAGATACAATGACTCCGGTCGGAATGCAGGCATTACAAATTGAACCGGGTGTGCACTGCCTGTTTTCCGGGCTTAGGCACGTTTTGGTGCATCAGCTCCCGGAAGCG
The window above is part of the Paenibacillus hamazuiensis genome. Proteins encoded here:
- a CDS encoding acyl carrier protein, encoding MTGNLHILDILAKVLKRERAELERLDPDESLLEYNLSSVVAVELIVELELAFSISVEDDDLTPEQVSTLRRINQLVDKYKRLEQSAG